From a single Osmerus mordax isolate fOsmMor3 chromosome 6, fOsmMor3.pri, whole genome shotgun sequence genomic region:
- the LOC136944604 gene encoding uncharacterized protein, with protein MEYRSSKSIERQSFNYGPRGRHRAKERKHVQINIGLMVPNGTDLKPLRGKTLPLFVDPEVAAPDVLKQAVQKMKTFNKDMPEGPYILLYPDCSEVVHVPGSERPFKLAEYKKELGRPYCRITFFICLETHFKGGATDNTSDSDSEIVIASRSTAEFNRADTVVFEPQNRSTPKLKPKDERDAPGHSATIRPGQIVISDAEDMDPSETNPDKTCYSKYTDLYAPGVEEEDEELVAVNVENFQHTAVEEMDITLPDIVANLALPIDHKRVSRFNISRANVWDGAVRGFKRTTYSETCDMLVRFTDDAGIFEEGIDTGGPRREFLSLLMKHLKDRPIFDGPEGHRFLVYNANAVREDEYFMAGKMIAVSVVHGGPGPHFLSEDLVHYLAGQPSFKSTVNLITDEEIGKALREIENAASLDALQECIMRHSTMLQTAGCLRHVAAVEEKKEIVADYLQWYIIDRNSSVIDKFKDGLSALQFLTTLQQHPTLLTPVLCHFEKRLTGFELEKLTSALQGVIGD; from the exons ATGGAGTACAGAAGTTCAAAGTCCATAGAGCGTCAATCTTTTAACTACGGGCCGAGAGGAAGACATCGGGCTAAAGAACGAAAACACGTCCAG ATAAACATTGGATTGATGGTGCCAAATGGAACTGATTTAAAACCTCTAAGAGGGAAAACACTCCCGTTATTTGTAGACCCAGAGGTAGCAGCACCTGATGTACTGAAACAAGCTGTCcagaaaatgaaaacatttaacAAGGACATGCCAGAAGGACCGTACATCCTTTTGTATCCAGACTGCTCAGAGGTGGTCCATGTGCCTGGATCAGAAAGGCCATTCAAATTGGCAGAATATAAAAAGGAACTAGGAAGGCCATATTGCAGGATCACATTTTTCATTtgcctagaaacacattttaaaggAGGAG cAACGGATAATACTTCAGACTCTGATTCTGAAATTGTCATCGCATCAAGGAGCACAGCTGAATTCAATCGAGCTGACACAGTG GTTTTTGAACCACAAAACCGAAGTACTCCCAAACTCAAACCTAAAGATGAAAG AGATGCACCGGGACATTCAGCAACAATTCGGCCTGGACAG ATAGTAATATCTGATGCTGAGGATATGGATCCATCTGAAACAAATCCAGACAAGACTTGCTACAG TAAATACACGGACCTGTATGCACCAGGtgttgaggaagaggatgaggagctgGTTGCAGTCAATGTGGAGAATTTCCAACACACGGCAGT ggaggagatggacatTACACTACCTGACATTGTAGCAAACCTGGCGCTTCCTATTGATCACAAAAGAGTCAGCAGGTTCAACATCTCAAGGGCTAATGTTTGGGATGGAGCCGTCAGAGGTTTCAAGCGTACAACATATTCAGAAACCTGTGACATGCTGGTCAGATTTACTGATGATGCTGGTATTTTTGAGGAGGGAATTGACACTGGTGGTCCAAGACGAGAATTTTTATCTCTGCTAATGAAACACCTGAAAGACCGGCCCATTTTTGATGGACCAGAAGGACATCGGTTCTTGGTCTACAATGCAAATG CTGTTAGGGAGGATGAATACTTCATGGCAGGAAAGATGATCGCAGTGTCAGTTGTACATGGAGGTCCAGGACCCCATTTCCTGTCAGAAGATCTTGTACATTATCTTGCCGGCCAGCCTTCATTCAAATCAACAGTTAATTTAATAACTGATGAAGAAATAGGGAAAGCTTTGCGAGAG ATTGAGAATGCTGCTTCATTGGATGCTCTGCAAGAATGTATCATGAGACACAGCACAATGTTACAGACAGCAGGCTGTCTGAGACATGTGGCTGCTgtggaagaaaagaaagaaattgtGGCAGACTACCTCCAGTGGTATATTATTGACCGCAACTCATCTGTAATTGACAA ATTCAAAGATGGTCTTTCAGCCCTTCAGTTTCTGACTACACTACAGCAACACCCTACTTTGCTGACCCCTGTCCTGTGCCACTTTGAAAAGCGACTCACTGGCTTTGAGCTCGAAAAACTGACCTCAGCCCTTCAGGGAGTAATAGGAGACTAA